From Pseudomonadota bacterium:
GTCAGATATTGCACCGAGACGGCGAGAATACAGGCATCAAAGCTGCCATCGGCGAACGGCATCACCGGGTGGGTGTTGAGGTTGTGGACATGGCGTTCGCTTAGTTGCTGATTTGCCTCCAACTCCCTCAGGTTCATGCCCAGGCCAACGACACGCCGATGGGCGTGGTGCGCAGGCAAATGTGATGCGTAGCTCGACATCAGATCGAGAATATCGCTGCCCGTCGGCAAGGTGCGCGCGTAGTAATCTGCTAGCGCGACGCATGCAGGCTCGTCGATATGCTTCACCAAGCGCGGCTGAAGGTAAAACAGCTCGTCATCGCCGCCATCCTCGCGGGCGAAATGCTCGGGTTTAAACTCGTTTTGCACCATCGACCCAGCATATACCGGATTGGTGGAGAGGCACCGCCGGAAAGATTATTATTCCGCCGCCCATGCGTTTATGCTCAGAGGCTGAGCGAGCGGGCAAACGGGAGAGCAGCAGAATGATTACCAAGGGCGTTAAGGAACTCTGCGCCGAAGCGGAAGCAGAGATCGAGACCGTAACGGCGGAAGAGGCCATTAAGATTGCCGAAGATGAAGCCGTGCAACTCGTCGACATCCGCGATATCCGGGAGCTCTGGCGCGAGGGCGCGGTGCCCGGCGCCGTGCACGCACCGCGTGGCATGCTCGAATTCTGGGTTGACCCGGAAAGCACGTATCACCGCGACCTTTTCGCCAGCGGGAAGCGCTTTATCTTTTTCTGCGCCGGTGGACTGCGCTCGGCACTCGCCGCTCAGTCGGTCCAGCGCATGGGCTTGAAACCGGTGGCCCATATCGGCGGCGGATTCGCCGCCTGGAAAGAAGCCGGCGGAACGGTCGTCACCAAAGAGAAGAAATAGCGCTGGCCCCCGCTCGGCGGTCTTGGCCGCTGTG
This genomic window contains:
- a CDS encoding methyltransferase domain-containing protein, encoding MVQNEFKPEHFAREDGGDDELFYLQPRLVKHIDEPACVALADYYARTLPTGSDILDLMSSYASHLPAHHAHRRVVGLGMNLRELEANQQLSERHVHNLNTHPVMPFADGSFDACILAVSVQYLTRPIEVFADVARVLKPGALLAISFSNRMFASKAVAIWRTINDADHARLLQTYLRTAGCYQDLIFEDLSPAPGTSDPIYVVSARREMV
- a CDS encoding rhodanese-like domain-containing protein, with the translated sequence MITKGVKELCAEAEAEIETVTAEEAIKIAEDEAVQLVDIRDIRELWREGAVPGAVHAPRGMLEFWVDPESTYHRDLFASGKRFIFFCAGGLRSALAAQSVQRMGLKPVAHIGGGFAAWKEAGGTVVTKEKK